GATTACCGTAGTTCTAGACTAGAAACCACGATAACCAAATCTCTTGAATGTGAATACAATGTCCCATCATACAACAAACCCTGTTCATAGTCATGTGTTCGAATGAAAAGTTGAGGTTAATATCTCCTTCAATCCCAAGTTTCTCATATATTGATCCTCACAAAAAGTATAAATGACAATAACATCAATTGTCTTTTTTAGTCAATAGGAGAAACAATCTAAAGCAAGAAGAAAACAAACCAATGCATACATAATCGAATTACATCACATGCATGCATGTACCAATTGTTCACAAGTGAACAACAGTCACATTATATTCAACTATGGCATCTCCATTCTTATAAAGCCAAACTGTCTTTGCCAAAGCATAACCACGAGCGAACCGAAAAATTCCGCTACCTCCGACAATCGGCATTTCCCTCACGGTATCAAGGACTGCATTCCGGCCAAGAATGCTGATTGCACTTCCATTGTAGATTCCCTCTGAGAAAGCAAAATTCATGACCATAAGCAACCCAAAATCATTTTGAGAAGCGAAAGCATAAATCCCTTGAGCTCTTCCCACAAGTTTTGAAGTAGGCTTAGGCTTCTCTGTCAATGGATCATCCACCATGAAAGTGGTACCAAATGATGTAGCTGTCTTGTTTGGTAGCCTGATAATTTGCATGGCTGTAGGGTGTTTTCCATCTACAATATCATGGAAGTAAAAACGCAGACGGTTGACTTTCTCCATGCGTTTTGTGGACATATTAATGGATTGCCTCGAGAACTCTCCATTGATTTAAATGAAGAATGCTGA
Above is a genomic segment from Gossypium arboreum isolate Shixiya-1 unplaced genomic scaffold, ASM2569848v2 Contig00687, whole genome shotgun sequence containing:
- the LOC108472878 gene encoding dirigent protein 23-like, translating into MSTKRMEKVNRLRFYFHDIVDGKHPTAMQIIRLPNKTATSFGTTFMVDDPLTEKPKPTSKLVGRAQGIYAFASQNDFGLLMVMNFAFSEGIYNGSAISILGRNAVLDTVREMPIVGGSGIFRFARGYALAKTVWLYKNGDAIVEYNVTVVHL